In Geminocystis sp. NIES-3708, a single window of DNA contains:
- the dcm gene encoding DNA (cytosine-5-)-methyltransferase, which produces MLTGLKFIDLFAGISSFHQALSYYGAKCVFVSEWDKYCQEIYLKNYGILPEGDITIIPENEIPSHDILCAGFPCQAFSISGKQLGFNDTRGTLFFDIVRIAQYHQPSLLILENVKNFARHDEGKTLKVVENTLDEIGYDVFYQALNASNFGVPQKRERIYILGFRKDLKVKKFTFPHSYGKATSLIDFCLDDSETKDFIINRNDIKIKENLEITRDILGNYPQKPIRIGTINKGGQGERIYHQFGHTITLSAYGGGIGAKTGIYLINRKIRKLAPRECARIMGFADDFIISNSNNIAYKQFGNSLVVNVLKSIIENVLEINHLFAELILL; this is translated from the coding sequence ATGTTAACAGGGTTAAAATTTATTGATTTATTCGCTGGAATTAGCAGTTTTCATCAAGCATTAAGTTATTATGGTGCTAAATGTGTTTTTGTTTCTGAATGGGATAAATATTGTCAGGAAATTTACTTAAAAAATTATGGTATTTTACCCGAAGGAGATATAACCATAATTCCCGAAAATGAGATACCTAGTCATGATATTTTGTGTGCAGGTTTTCCCTGTCAAGCCTTTAGTATTTCAGGGAAACAATTAGGATTTAATGATACTAGGGGTACTTTATTTTTTGATATAGTGAGAATTGCCCAATATCATCAACCGTCATTATTAATCTTAGAAAATGTGAAAAATTTTGCTAGGCATGATGAGGGAAAAACCTTAAAAGTTGTTGAAAATACGTTAGATGAGATTGGTTATGATGTTTTTTATCAAGCCTTAAATGCTTCTAATTTTGGTGTACCTCAAAAACGAGAAAGAATCTATATTTTAGGTTTTAGAAAAGATTTAAAGGTTAAAAAGTTTACTTTTCCTCATAGTTATGGTAAGGCAACAAGTTTAATCGATTTTTGTTTAGATGACTCAGAAACTAAGGATTTTATTATTAATAGAAATGATATAAAAATTAAGGAAAATTTAGAGATAACTAGAGATATTTTAGGCAATTATCCGCAAAAACCCATTAGAATTGGTACTATTAATAAGGGAGGGCAGGGGGAAAGAATTTATCATCAATTTGGTCATACTATCACTTTATCGGCTTATGGTGGTGGTATTGGGGCGAAAACGGGGATTTATTTAATTAATCGTAAAATTAGAAAATTAGCACCAAGAGAATGTGCGAGAATCATGGGGTTTGCTGATGATTTTATTATTAGTAATAGTAACAATATTGCTTATAAACAATTCGGAAATAGTTTGGTGGTTAATGTTTTAAAATCGATCATTGAAAATGTTTTAGAGATTAATCATTTATTTGCTGAATTGATTTTGTTATAA